A window of the Candidatus Binatia bacterium genome harbors these coding sequences:
- a CDS encoding amidohydrolase family protein has product MQSLRDAVKVVDSDGHARDMDELLKPYLPEPYRRRTAPLIPRETYDRNMGGTLGHAGVKLEERLAAMDTQEIDSVVLYPTSGLGIGRVKEKECAVALCRAYDDFISDYCKGSPRLKAVANLPLHSPEEAAKELNRAVTKLGLVGGMLAAQAHARNLGSPEYYPLYREAEQLNTPIAIHAFGGDEPGSEIFDQFISIHTTGHPFPVLRQLTAMVFGGIPELFPKLRIGYLEIGCGWIPYWAERMDEEWEKRGKVEAPLCKKKPSEYIMSGQIYYGCEPEEKMMGYVAKEVGSEMLMYASDYPHWDMSWPESASIIWAREDLALEAKRNILANNARRFYNLS; this is encoded by the coding sequence ATGCAATCACTGCGAGACGCCGTGAAGGTTGTGGACTCCGACGGCCACGCGCGCGACATGGACGAACTGCTGAAACCCTATCTCCCGGAGCCTTATCGCCGCCGCACGGCGCCGCTTATTCCGCGCGAGACGTACGATCGAAACATGGGCGGAACTCTGGGCCATGCCGGAGTCAAGCTCGAAGAGCGGCTCGCGGCGATGGATACGCAAGAGATCGACAGCGTGGTTCTCTATCCCACTTCCGGTTTGGGCATCGGACGGGTCAAAGAAAAAGAGTGCGCCGTGGCTCTCTGCCGCGCCTACGACGATTTTATCTCTGACTATTGCAAGGGTTCGCCGCGGCTCAAAGCGGTGGCGAATCTTCCGCTCCACAGCCCGGAGGAGGCGGCCAAGGAACTAAATCGCGCGGTCACGAAACTCGGCTTGGTCGGCGGCATGCTGGCGGCCCAGGCGCACGCCAGGAATCTCGGCTCGCCGGAATACTACCCGCTTTATCGCGAGGCCGAGCAGCTGAATACGCCGATCGCGATTCACGCCTTTGGCGGCGACGAGCCGGGCAGCGAAATCTTCGATCAGTTCATCAGTATTCACACGACCGGCCATCCGTTTCCGGTGCTGCGCCAGCTCACGGCGATGGTTTTCGGCGGCATCCCGGAATTATTTCCCAAGCTGCGCATCGGCTATCTCGAGATCGGCTGCGGCTGGATTCCTTACTGGGCGGAGCGCATGGATGAGGAATGGGAGAAGCGGGGCAAGGTCGAGGCGCCGCTCTGCAAGAAGAAGCCGAGCGAGTATATCATGAGCGGGCAGATCTATTACGGCTGCGAGCCGGAAGAGAAGATGATGGGCTACGTCGCGAAGGAGGTCGGATCGGAGATGCTCATGTACGCGTCGGACTATCCGCATTGGGATATGAGCTGGCCGGAGTCGGCGTCGATCATCTGGGCGCGCGAGGATTTGGCACTGGAAGCGAAGAGGAATATTCTCGCGAACAACGCGAGACGGTTTTATAATTTAAGCTAA
- a CDS encoding thiamine pyrophosphate-binding protein, translating into MIETKGLTGAQTLLRVLGAMGVERIFASPGSEWSPVWEALAEPGVEGIPLYLSTRHEEVAVGMASGYAKATGKLPAVMIHTTVGALHATMAMRGALHEQVPMVVFTGESIGFGEDEGPDVGGQWLGHLADIGGPARLVERSVKWSFGVNTKSILPSTIQRACRLAMAAPRGPVFASVPMEYLFAEMTHDVPSDKGAAPGATADPKGLEELAGMLVAAKNPVIVAEGAGRTEKSVVCLVEIAELLGAGVVETRSTGCVNFPRAHPLHAGYEPAEYLKDADMLFLLSVIAPWHPASRRPALPGAKVAVLDENPLRAELPYWGYQSDLCLTGEIESSLEELLGLLKKRVAKGDGERDRRAEAWKSRNETRRRKWRDEALALAETKPMDTRWVAHEVSRSVPADAIVVEETITHRLAVHRYFDSLKPGSFFAGCIGGLGTGLSTAIGVKAAHPKRPVVCLIGDGSFNYDPAPAALGAAQEHGLPILIVMFNNQGYLSQKSGVPKYYPNGWAVKSNQYAGLNIAPCPDYATIAKAFDGYGEKVEEPGEVGRAVERGLKAVAAGQLALIDIRLRPVEQITNRGEG; encoded by the coding sequence ATGATCGAGACTAAAGGTTTGACGGGAGCGCAGACTCTCCTGCGCGTCCTCGGCGCGATGGGCGTGGAGCGAATCTTCGCCTCGCCGGGCTCCGAGTGGTCGCCGGTTTGGGAGGCGCTCGCCGAGCCGGGAGTAGAGGGAATTCCGCTCTACCTGAGCACGCGCCACGAAGAGGTGGCGGTCGGCATGGCGAGCGGCTACGCCAAAGCGACCGGCAAGCTGCCGGCCGTGATGATCCATACGACCGTCGGCGCGCTTCACGCCACCATGGCGATGCGCGGCGCGCTGCACGAGCAGGTGCCGATGGTTGTCTTCACCGGTGAATCGATCGGCTTCGGCGAAGACGAAGGTCCCGACGTCGGCGGCCAGTGGCTCGGCCATCTCGCCGACATCGGCGGCCCGGCGCGCCTGGTGGAGCGCTCGGTCAAGTGGAGCTTCGGCGTCAACACCAAATCGATCTTGCCCTCGACGATTCAGCGCGCTTGCCGCCTGGCGATGGCGGCGCCGAGGGGCCCGGTGTTTGCCTCAGTGCCGATGGAATATCTGTTCGCCGAAATGACGCACGACGTACCATCCGATAAGGGCGCCGCTCCCGGGGCGACGGCGGATCCTAAAGGGCTCGAAGAACTCGCGGGCATGCTCGTTGCCGCCAAAAACCCGGTCATCGTCGCCGAAGGTGCGGGCCGCACGGAAAAATCGGTTGTGTGCCTCGTCGAGATCGCCGAGCTGCTCGGCGCCGGAGTCGTCGAAACTCGGAGCACCGGCTGCGTTAATTTTCCGCGCGCTCATCCTCTGCATGCCGGCTACGAGCCGGCGGAATACCTCAAGGACGCCGACATGCTGTTTCTCCTGTCCGTGATCGCTCCCTGGCATCCGGCATCGAGAAGGCCGGCGCTTCCCGGAGCGAAAGTCGCCGTCCTCGATGAAAATCCTCTGCGCGCCGAGCTGCCTTATTGGGGATACCAGTCCGACCTTTGCTTGACCGGGGAGATCGAAAGCTCGCTGGAGGAATTACTCGGTCTGCTCAAAAAGCGCGTCGCGAAAGGGGACGGAGAGAGAGACCGGAGGGCCGAGGCGTGGAAAAGCCGTAACGAAACCCGGCGGCGCAAATGGCGCGACGAGGCGCTGGCGCTGGCTGAGACCAAGCCGATGGACACGCGCTGGGTCGCGCACGAAGTAAGCCGGTCCGTGCCGGCCGACGCCATCGTGGTCGAGGAAACCATTACGCACCGTCTCGCCGTCCACCGTTATTTCGATTCCCTCAAGCCGGGGTCTTTCTTCGCCGGCTGCATCGGCGGCCTGGGCACCGGTCTTTCCACGGCGATCGGGGTAAAAGCGGCCCATCCAAAACGCCCCGTCGTCTGCTTGATCGGCGACGGCTCGTTCAATTACGATCCGGCGCCGGCGGCGCTCGGCGCGGCCCAGGAGCATGGGCTGCCGATCCTGATCGTCATGTTCAACAATCAGGGCTATCTATCGCAAAAATCGGGCGTCCCGAAATATTATCCGAACGGCTGGGCGGTCAAGAGCAACCAGTACGCGGGGCTAAACATCGCGCCGTGCCCGGATTACGCCACCATTGCAAAGGCTTTTGACGGCTACGGCGAGAAAGTTGAAGAACCGGGCGAGGTGGGGAGGGCGGTCGAGCGCGGCCTCAAGGCCGTAGCCGCGGGACAACTGGCTTTGATCGATATCCGCCTTCGCCCCGTCGAACAGATTACAAACCGGGGCGAAGGCTAG
- a CDS encoding iron-containing redox enzyme family protein, translating to MPSTFREQLIALRDRRHSKDHPFFDKWARGELSKEQTALYCIQHYHFVGEYLNWMAYEASQVPHRDVKTYLFENLGDEENPEDRHLDMLTDYVVASGLKRESVERSAVLPGTEGLQNWGWRMVYQKPWTAALAGMFIGLESQFLDICKKLVPALHKHYGYRPGAREIRFFEEHIGADEIHGAKGFAIVEKYCTTPEQQELALKTVEEATIRRWRYMNGVYWFALHGREDDTPAA from the coding sequence ATGCCATCCACATTTCGCGAGCAGCTTATCGCTTTGCGGGACCGCAGGCACAGCAAGGATCACCCGTTCTTCGATAAATGGGCGCGCGGCGAATTGAGCAAAGAACAGACGGCGCTCTACTGCATCCAGCATTATCATTTCGTCGGCGAGTATCTGAACTGGATGGCCTACGAGGCTTCGCAGGTGCCGCATCGGGACGTAAAGACCTACCTGTTCGAGAACCTCGGCGACGAGGAAAACCCGGAGGACCGCCATCTCGACATGCTGACGGACTACGTCGTCGCGTCAGGTTTGAAAAGGGAGAGCGTGGAGAGATCGGCCGTGCTTCCAGGCACCGAGGGGTTGCAGAACTGGGGCTGGCGCATGGTCTATCAAAAGCCGTGGACGGCCGCGCTGGCGGGAATGTTCATCGGGCTCGAATCCCAGTTTCTCGATATCTGCAAGAAGCTCGTGCCCGCGCTCCATAAGCACTACGGTTACCGGCCGGGAGCGCGCGAGATACGCTTTTTCGAGGAGCACATCGGCGCGGACGAGATCCACGGCGCCAAAGGTTTCGCGATCGTGGAGAAATACTGCACGACGCCCGAGCAGCAGGAGCTTGCGCTAAAAACCGTGGAAGAGGCGACGATCCGGCGCTGGCGCTACATGAACGGCGTCTATTGGTTCGCGCTGCACGGAAGAGAAGACGACACGCCGGCGGCTTAG
- a CDS encoding flavin reductase family protein: MTIDLKELRRVMGHFATGVTVVTTKDGADTPFGLTANAFASLSLQPPLVLVCVDKGAHCYSCFEGSKIFAVNVLGEGQEEISRRFATKGPEKFNAVPWHKGESGVALLDGAISHIECKVVSAYDGGDHTIYVGEVLRAATTGARPLIFFQGKYHRLPG, encoded by the coding sequence GTGACGATCGATCTCAAAGAGCTGCGCCGCGTCATGGGCCACTTCGCCACCGGCGTCACCGTCGTGACCACGAAAGACGGAGCGGATACGCCTTTCGGTCTTACGGCCAATGCCTTTGCTTCGTTGTCGCTCCAGCCTCCGCTGGTGCTGGTCTGCGTCGATAAAGGCGCGCACTGCTATTCGTGCTTCGAGGGATCGAAGATTTTCGCCGTCAACGTGCTGGGCGAAGGGCAGGAGGAGATATCGCGGCGCTTCGCGACCAAAGGCCCGGAAAAATTCAACGCCGTTCCCTGGCACAAAGGGGAGAGCGGAGTCGCGCTCCTCGATGGCGCGATCAGCCACATCGAATGCAAGGTCGTCTCCGCCTATGACGGCGGGGATCACACCATCTACGTCGGGGAAGTGCTTCGCGCCGCGACCACCGGCGCCCGGCCGCTTATTTTTTTTCAGGGAAAGTACCACCGGCTGCCGGGCTAG
- a CDS encoding DUF5996 family protein yields MTLSTESRTEPWPSLPLDAWSPTYATLHLWTQIVGKIRLAQSPWINHSWHTTLYVTARGLTTSPIPYGTRTFQIDFDFLRHEVTILPSNGGIGIVALQPQSVATFYRRIREQMDHLKLDVKINTKPNEVPEAIPFDQDESHGAYDREYANRFWRILVQSDRVFKRFRGRFIGKSSPVHYFWGAPDLAVTRFSGRRAPEHPGGIPNLPDRVAREAYSHEVSSCGFWPGGGPIPYPAFYSYAYPEPAGFAQARVKPDLAFYSPELREFILPYDMVRQAESPDDALLEFLQSTYEAAADLGQWDRKSLEREGA; encoded by the coding sequence ATGACACTATCCACGGAGTCACGTACGGAGCCATGGCCGAGCCTTCCGCTCGACGCCTGGAGCCCGACGTACGCAACCCTGCACTTGTGGACCCAGATAGTGGGAAAGATTCGTCTCGCCCAAAGCCCCTGGATCAATCACTCGTGGCACACGACGCTTTATGTGACGGCCAGGGGCCTCACCACTTCGCCGATCCCGTATGGCACCCGGACGTTTCAAATCGACTTCGACTTTCTCCGGCACGAGGTGACGATTCTGCCCAGCAACGGCGGCATCGGCATCGTCGCGCTCCAGCCGCAATCCGTCGCGACGTTTTACCGGCGTATCAGGGAGCAGATGGACCATCTAAAGCTTGACGTGAAAATAAATACAAAACCCAACGAAGTTCCGGAGGCCATTCCCTTCGACCAGGATGAGTCGCACGGCGCGTACGACCGCGAGTACGCCAATCGGTTCTGGCGCATCTTGGTCCAGTCGGATCGGGTGTTCAAGCGCTTTCGCGGCCGCTTCATCGGCAAGTCGAGCCCGGTGCATTATTTCTGGGGCGCTCCCGACCTGGCCGTGACGAGATTCTCCGGCCGCCGCGCGCCCGAACACCCCGGAGGGATTCCGAACTTGCCGGATAGAGTGGCCCGGGAGGCCTACTCGCACGAAGTCAGCAGTTGCGGTTTCTGGCCCGGAGGAGGTCCTATTCCTTATCCGGCGTTTTATTCCTATGCCTATCCCGAGCCCGCCGGTTTTGCCCAAGCTCGCGTCAAGCCGGACCTGGCGTTCTATAGTCCCGAGCTGCGCGAGTTTATCCTGCCGTACGATATGGTCCGGCAAGCGGAGTCGCCCGACGACGCGCTGCTCGAGTTCCTGCAGTCGACCTATGAGGCGGCGGCGGATCTGGGCCAGTGGGATCGCAAGTCGCTGGAGCGCGAGGGCGCCTGA
- a CDS encoding phosphate-starvation-inducible PsiE family protein, translating into MPQSETESRAKRAVARAFSVVEDIVYIGLGLLLAGSSLILLSTGMIGFAQSLTSGSFAETIVGLLDRILLILLFVELLYTLQVSFREHALIPEPFLLVGLIAAIRRILVLTAEFAEIVDKPEAIFRHFIIELGVLTFLIVTLVFSLFLLRRSGWRSGAGRAT; encoded by the coding sequence GTGCCGCAGTCTGAAACGGAGTCGCGCGCAAAGCGCGCCGTCGCGCGCGCTTTCAGCGTGGTGGAAGACATCGTCTACATCGGACTCGGCCTTCTTCTCGCCGGCAGCTCGCTCATCCTTCTAAGCACCGGGATGATCGGTTTCGCGCAGAGCTTGACGTCCGGATCGTTCGCCGAAACCATCGTCGGCCTGCTGGACCGCATCCTGTTGATCCTTCTGTTCGTGGAGCTGTTGTATACCCTCCAGGTTTCGTTCCGGGAGCATGCCTTGATTCCCGAGCCGTTTCTCCTCGTCGGGCTCATCGCCGCGATCCGGCGCATCCTGGTGTTGACCGCCGAGTTCGCCGAGATCGTGGACAAGCCCGAAGCCATCTTTCGCCATTTCATCATCGAGCTGGGGGTGCTGACGTTCCTCATCGTTACTCTCGTTTTCTCGCTGTTCCTCTTGCGCAGATCCGGTTGGAGAAGCGGCGCCGGGCGCGCGACTTGA
- a CDS encoding ABC transporter substrate-binding protein, giving the protein MTPSKTSTIGMAAAIFAVGLFAPGPAAANPYLAKPGEAPVNIRIATCAVSGGFIHLYTALDNGLFEKYGIKANHIYIRGSGISLAALSADEIQFLYCAADGTIPGMATGIEGRLVAAPLVGLPYVLLARKDIKRPEDLKGKSIGVTRPGDLSFRLSRALLKKFSLSEAEVNLRPVGGSQSERYNAMVQDIIQAIIITPPLDVRGKRDGFNLIYRLNDLNLPFIYSSLHSNPKTIQEKPHIVQRFVAAMAESVEFVEKNPVKAKAAVSKALKLKDEDALQSSYDAYAKSIINRRMLVPGDQVAEAVELAKAETNVRRKAAEIYDNRFAADLEKSGFLKELWGGKIP; this is encoded by the coding sequence GTGACGCCAAGTAAAACTTCGACCATCGGAATGGCGGCGGCGATTTTTGCCGTTGGTTTGTTTGCGCCTGGTCCCGCCGCGGCCAATCCATACTTGGCAAAGCCGGGCGAAGCGCCGGTGAATATCCGGATCGCCACGTGCGCCGTTTCCGGAGGATTCATTCATCTCTACACCGCCCTGGATAACGGTTTGTTCGAAAAATACGGCATTAAAGCCAACCACATTTATATCCGCGGCAGCGGCATCTCGCTCGCCGCGCTGTCGGCGGATGAGATCCAGTTTCTCTACTGCGCCGCGGACGGCACGATCCCGGGCATGGCGACCGGCATCGAAGGGAGGCTGGTGGCCGCGCCGCTCGTGGGGCTCCCTTACGTGCTGCTCGCGCGCAAGGACATCAAGCGGCCGGAGGATCTAAAAGGCAAGAGCATCGGCGTGACGCGCCCGGGCGATTTGAGCTTTCGCCTGTCGCGCGCGCTGTTAAAGAAGTTCAGCCTGAGCGAGGCCGAGGTCAATCTGCGTCCGGTCGGCGGCAGCCAGTCCGAACGGTACAATGCCATGGTCCAGGACATCATCCAGGCGATCATTATCACGCCGCCGCTCGACGTGCGCGGGAAGAGAGACGGCTTCAATCTGATTTACCGGCTGAACGATCTCAATCTGCCGTTCATCTACAGCTCGCTCCACAGCAATCCGAAAACGATCCAGGAGAAGCCGCATATCGTGCAGCGGTTCGTCGCCGCAATGGCCGAGTCGGTCGAGTTCGTGGAAAAAAATCCGGTCAAGGCTAAGGCTGCGGTGAGCAAGGCGCTGAAGCTCAAGGACGAGGACGCGCTCCAGTCCTCCTACGACGCGTACGCCAAGTCGATCATCAACCGGAGAATGCTCGTGCCCGGCGACCAAGTGGCGGAGGCGGTGGAGCTGGCGAAGGCCGAGACCAACGTGCGGCGCAAGGCCGCCGAGATCTACGACAACCGCTTCGCCGCGGATCTGGAAAAGAGCGGCTTTCTGAAAGAGCTCTGGGGCGGGAAGATTCCGTAA
- a CDS encoding PIN domain-containing protein — protein sequence MAVSPAKAILDTSIYLPFLRRGDEIHDFEFLLRPTLLYMSSVVFAELYAGAKDRFTLRRLERVYHTFDRLDRMVPPDKQVWFEAGQVLRQFGLRHGFEARGIARLTHDVLIALTARKIGAVVFTGNRRDFERIREIRDFQLRLYEEPTRPA from the coding sequence ATGGCAGTCTCGCCCGCTAAGGCGATCCTGGACACCTCCATCTACCTACCGTTCTTAAGAAGAGGCGACGAGATCCACGATTTTGAGTTTCTGCTGCGGCCAACGTTGCTCTATATGAGCAGCGTGGTTTTTGCAGAACTCTACGCCGGCGCCAAGGACCGATTCACGCTTCGACGATTAGAAAGGGTTTACCATACCTTTGACCGGTTGGATCGCATGGTTCCGCCGGACAAGCAGGTCTGGTTTGAAGCCGGCCAGGTTCTCCGCCAGTTCGGACTTCGGCACGGCTTTGAAGCTAGAGGAATCGCGCGGCTCACCCACGATGTTTTAATAGCTCTAACGGCGCGAAAGATCGGGGCGGTGGTTTTCACGGGCAATCGTCGAGACTTCGAGCGTATCCGCGAGATTCGGGATTTTCAGCTCCGGCTCTATGAAGAGCCGACGCGGCCGGCATAG
- a CDS encoding type II toxin-antitoxin system Phd/YefM family antitoxin, whose protein sequence is MKFVSVAEAKNRLTAYLAQARRKKESIIVTRHGKPYALIQPISERDLEGLGWSQLAADRLQQAWEGDDDGLYDYL, encoded by the coding sequence ATGAAATTCGTTAGCGTCGCGGAGGCCAAGAATCGGTTGACTGCATACCTGGCCCAGGCCAGAAGGAAAAAGGAATCCATTATCGTGACTCGTCACGGCAAGCCCTACGCTCTGATCCAACCGATCTCCGAGCGGGACTTAGAGGGATTGGGGTGGAGCCAACTTGCCGCTGATCGTCTCCAACAAGCCTGGGAAGGCGACGACGATGGCCTCTACGACTATCTATAA